The DNA sequence AGAGTGAATTTTTACAAGATGTTCTATTTGATCCAAAACATGGGTACGGTAAAAATTTCAACCCGTGCATAGATTGCCATGCAAAGATGTTTACGGTAGCAAAAAGGGTTATGGAAGCGGAGGGAGCTTCATTTTTAATAAGCGGTGAAGTTTTAGGACAGCGTCCTATGAGTCAGAATAAGGATGCGCTTCAAACCGTTTTAAATGAGAGTAATTGTGACGGCCTGCTCCTCCGCCCACTCTCTGCAAAGGCGCTTAACCCTACAATTGCTGAGATAGAGGGATGGGTAGATAGAGAAAAACTTGAAGGCATTACAGGAAGAAGCCGCGACAGACAGCTTGAACTTGTAAAAGAGATAGGGCTTGAAGATTTTGAGAGCCCTGGCGGAGGCTGTCTTTTAACAGATGAGAACTTTGCAAAGAAGATGTTTGATTTTATCAAATATGATGCATTTGAGGTAAAAGATATACCGGTTATGAAGTTTGGACGCCATCTAAGACTTCCTGACGGCGCAAAGCTGGTGGTAGGGAGAAACAAAGATGAGAATGCACATCTGCAAAATATACAGAATGATAAATATTACCACATAAAAACTATCGGTCTGCCGGGTCCGCACTCTCTTCTTAGCAAAAATGCGACTAAAGAAGACAAAGAGCTTGCGGCTAGAATAATTTTAACATACTGCAAAACTCAAGAGAGCAAAACATATACGCTTAGCTCTGATGAAGAGGAGCTAAAGGCTATGCCGTTTGATTCAAGGGATGAGCTAAAGCCATACACGATAATGTAAGGTTTTATATTTTTGGATATACTTTAGGCAAATTTTAAAAGTGGAGCAATATATGGCGGGGATACATTTTGGATTTGACAACTTTAGGCAACTTCTTGATCTTAGCATAGGTCTAGCCGAGAGGCTTGATGAGAACCGTGCTGAGAGTTTTACCCTTTTGTATTGCGATTTCTCATCTGTTGAGGCTTCTGTTATAAAAAGCTCTTTGGAGCATATACTTAGAAACTCTGATGCTATAGTACATAGTGAATCTGATTACTTTTTTCTGCTTCCATACACCGACAAATATGGAGCTAGAATCGTTAAAGATATGTTTGAAGAGTTTTTTGCCAGAGATCTAAACAACTCTATGGTAAGTTATCCCGTAGACGGAGAGAGTTCAAGAACGCTTGTTGAAGAGCTTGCAAACAACATAAGTACCACATACAAAAAAGATCTTAAATGTCTTGGTGACTTTAATCTTTACTAAAACTATACTCTCTGGAGTTTTTATAAAACTCCAGGGCATCTGATATCTTCTGCTCTTTATATACTTTTTTATCGCACACATACCTGCATTTTATTTTACTGTTATTCCCTGCCATAACATTCAGCTCACTTTTTTTTGTCTCATAAGCAGACATATCAAAGCTGTGTCTCTTTGACTCGAAAGGGCTCCCGGCAATTAACAGTAGCGGAAATAGCAAGAATAATAATTTCATAATCCAAAATTATAGCTATATTTTTTTAATATGATCGATATTGGAATAATTTGTGCTATCTCTTTTAAAAATCTATGATTATAAAGGCGGTGCACAAAATGATATTGTTAGATGGCAAAAGTAAAAATAGCTCATCGTCACCCCTTTCTTTAGTTACTCCAAAGAGTGAGAAGGGTATCTCTTTTTCGGATCTTTTAAAGGGAGTCAGTGAAAAAAAAGATGCTAAAGGTGTTCAAAACGGCTCTCTTATTCTCTCTCTAGGCAGTGAAGCAAAAAATGTTAAGCCTCTGCAGGTTGATCTAAAAGCAGAAAGAAGCATAAATCTAAAAGGGAGTGATGATCTAACTCTCCTGCAAGATGATGAAGAGTTATCGGCATTAAACCCAAAACTTCTCTCTTCGCTTACAAAAGAGGAGATGAAGGCACTGAGCATAGAAGCAAAAAACTATCTAAAAGATCAGATCCAAAATAGTGACGGTTATAAAAAAGCTCAGATAAAAGAGCTGCCAAAGACTTTAAGCGGACTGGTAGAGGTTGCTAAAAAGTTTGATATAGATATAAGCAAGATAAGCTTTGAGGAGTTAAAAGGTACGCTAAAAGATAATACAAACCTTAAAGAGGTGCGAAGTGAGATCGTAAAAGAGATCTCGTCTGCTAAAGGTCAAGCTTCGCAAAAAGAGCCGACTCAAGAGACGCTTACAAAAGAGGCGGTATCGCAAGCAAATGAAAACTCTAAAAAAGAGGCTCATAAAGAGGTGCGTCAAGAGATGCCAAAAGAGGCTCTAAAAGAGGTGCTAACTCAAACAAAAGAGACAACAACATCTATAAAAAACACTGACTCTCAAGAGAAAGATGCACAAAGAGCAGCTGCAAATGCACAAGCTTCACAAGAGATAAGTAAAGATGAAAAATTCACACAGGTGCAAAAAGAGATCAAAGAGACACCTCTGTTTAAGGCACAAACTCCGCAGCAGCATGCGACGACAGAGCAGATAGTTCAGGTCAAAGCAAACACTGTGCATAATAAAACGGAAGAAAAAACGCCTAAAACAAAAGCGGACGAGACACTTAAACTCCTTCTTCGGGAAGAGAAGCCGTCTCTAAACACTATGGCGCTAACGGCTGATTTTTCAGTGGCTACAGCCAAAGTAATTGCACCAAATCCTACACAAGATGGTGTGAAAACACTCGAACAGCTTCTCAATAGAGATTTTGCTTCTTTTGAACAGAACACATCATCTGCAAAAACAGAATCACTTACAACGCATAAAGCTGATAGTTTTGAAGTTAAACTAAACGAAGCAAAGCAGATGATCAAGTATCTCTCCAATGATGTGAAAAATGCAATCGATGATTACAAATCGCCCTTTACAAGAGTTAAGATCCAACTAAATCCTGCTCATCTTGGAGAGGTTGATCTAACAGTAGTGCAAAGAGGCAAGAATCTGCATGTAAACATCAGTTCAAATAACGTAGCTGTTAATACTTTGGCAATGAATGCAAATGAGCTAAGAGTGCAGCTAAACAACAGTGGAATAAATAATGCTACATTAAATTTTAGTGACGGGGGGCAAAGTGGCGATACAAATGCAGGTGGACAACATCAGCAGAGACAAAATGAGCAGAGAGCTCATGAAGAGTATAGTTATTTTGAAAACGAAGAGATGCATGAAGAGACACTAAGCTCTTTAGAGATCGTGGTCCCTAGATACATATAAATAAAACCTGCCGCTTTATGCGGCAAGCTTCAGTGCCACAGCGGCTAGCGAAGTAAAAAGGACTTGTTCTTTTTACGGATAATAAATAGGGGAAGGTTCCCTTAAATTTATGAAATAAAATTAAGGAGTTAATTATGGCAATCACATCAACAGGCTTAAATGCTGCTACAAATGCGGAGTATGCTGCTCCGACAACGGTCGAGGACAAGTCGGTTCTAGACAAAGATGACTTTATGACCCTTTTGTTGGTTGAGCTTCAAAATCAAGATCCGACAGAGCCGATGGATAGCGAAAAGATCTTAACTCAAACTTCACAGCTTGCAACGTTAGAAGCTACTGAAAATACAAATAAAGCACTCTCGGATTTGGCTGCATCACTTGGTATTTCACAGCAGTTTAGTACAATATCTGCTATTGGAAAAACAGCCGATACAGGAAGCAACGCAATTGTTTTTGAAGAGGGGAGCGAGACTATTTTTGAGATCTATTTTCCCGATGATATAGAACAGGGAAGCGTTGAGATGCTTGATGTAAACGGAAACATATTAAAGACATTGGATGTCGGCACAAACCCTAAGGGTGTTTACCAGTTTACATGGGACGGAACCGATGCAAACGGCAATACCGTAAACAGTGGAATATATTACGCAACTGCTTCATATAAAAATCCAAATGGCGATGATCTGACTACAAGAATCGGGGCGTATCCTATAGAGTCGGTTAAGTTTGAGGGTAATGAGACCTACTTTAAAGTAGGCTCCAGCTATGTATCTCTCTCAGACGTAGCAGAGATTTACTAAAAAGAGGTACACACAAATGATGAGCCAAGCTTTTTATACGGGAATAAACGGAATTAAAGCGCATCAGTATGGTATTGATGTCATTTCTGATAATTTAGCAAATATAAGTACGGTCGGATTTCGTGGCTATACGACAGAGTTCTCATCGCTTTTTGAAGAGGCTCTAGTTACAGCTTCATCTTTTTCAAATGCAAGCAGCGGTGTAGGGATAGGAACAAAATTAAATGCAGTTGCTATGAATGAGAGCAAAGGTGTTTTACAGCTCAGCGATAGAAGTACGGATCTGGCAATTTTGGGCGATGGCTGGTTTGGTATTCAAGGAGAAGGGAAACCTCTATATACACGTGATGGCGCTTTTACGTTCGATAAAAATAGAGACTTGGTTACAAATGACGGTTACTATGTTTTAGGAACTATGGGAAACAATATAAATAACGGAGTTTTGACACAACAGCTGGCCGAGGTAGAACTTGGGGCTGTAGATGCGCAACAAAAACTTCAGTTTCCAGAAGATCTTCTTTTTCCTGTTCAGCCTACGACAGAGGCGAAATTTTACGGTAATTTGACCGCGCTGGATGAGACAAGAGTTATAAGCTCAGGAATAATCGATGCACAAAACAACAGAAATAACTTAAGGTTAGAGTTTACAAAGAGCATCCCGCAAGTATCTCCTGGTTCACAGTGGGATATAACTGCTACCGTTGAGAATCTAGAAGGCACTAAGATCTACTCTACAAGTAGCGGCGTTGCAAGCTTTGATGCTGCTGGGGCGCTTATCTCCAACACTCTTACATCAATTAATAATAACGGAACAAATGTAGCGATAGATCTTGGAAGCGGATATGACGGTGTTATAGCGATGGGAGACGAATTTAGCGCTTCAAGCTCTGCAAACGGTCTTGAAGCAGGTGATCTTTTGGGTTATGATATAAACAAAAATGGAGAGGTAATAGCAACCTTTTCAAACGGTATGCAGAGTGCAGTCGGAATGGTTGCCGTATACCATTTTCAAAATGACAGAGGACTTGAGCGTGTAAGCGGTTCAAGATTTGCAGAGTCGCAAAATAGTGGCAGAGCAATATTTTTTCAAGATGAAAACGGTAAAAATATTATAGGAACGGATATGACAAACTTTAAGCTCGAGGGCTCAAATGTTGATATGACAGTCGGTCTTACGGAGATTATTATTATGCAGAGATCATACGATGCAAACTCAAAGTCCATAACTACAGCAGACGAGATGCTTCAAAAAGCATTGAGTATGGATGCATAATAAAGTTGGAACATTAAATGCTAATTATTCTTACTAATAAAAATAATTTTGCCTCTTTTGAGGCAGGCGAGAGTGCCGATACGGCTAGCGTGGTCAAGGGTAGTTTTTCTTACTTTGACGTTAACTACTTAATAACAAAGGATTTAAGATGTTAAAATCTCTTTTTGCCGGTGTATCCGGACTACAGTCGCATCAAGTCGCGATGGACGTAGAATCAAACAATATCGCAAACGTAAATACTATAGGTTTTAAATATTCACGTGCAAATTTCTCAGACCTTCTTGCTCAAACCAAGGCGATAGCTACTGCTCCGCAAGGCGCTCTTGGGGGTAAAAACCCGGTACAGGTAGGTCTTGGGGCAAGTGCAAGTTCGGTAACTAAGATTTTTGCACAGGGTTCAGTTCAAAACTCGGATAAAAATACAGACGTTGCCATTCAGGGAGATGGTTTTTTTATAGTCTCTCCAGATGGCGGAAACACTTATAAATATACACGTTCCGGCGACTTTAAGTTTGATGCTGGCGGTAACTTTGTTGATAACAACGGATTTATTGTTCAGGGGTGGTTGAGAGATCCGGTAACAGGGTATGTTGACGCTACAGCGCCTATTACAAATATAAACATACCGCCGGGGCTTACTACTCCTGCTTCTCCTACGCAGAATGTAGTTATTAAAGCAAACCTGAACTCAGGTCCGCGCGTCGATAACTATTCAGCTGCATATAGAGTGGAGAGTTATCCGGCAGGAACGGCAATTCCTTCACCTGCTGCGATTGATGAAAATGGAAACCCTATAGAATCGGGCGATATGGGCGTAATGTTCAACGAATCTGGTGAAGCTTTCAGCCTTCAAGCAGGTCAAGGTATATGGGCATCATTTGTAGATACAACTACGACTGCTTCTGCACCGGTTACCGCCAATACCAATCTAGATATTACATTTGAACTGGATAACGGTACGACAAAGCAGATAACAAGCAATGCTCCAGGTGGAGAGACTCAGGCTCAGACCGCTTCAAGATTTGTCTCAGCCATCAATGCTCAAACATCTGTAACGGGCATTGAAGCTGTTTATGATGCAGGAACGGGAGAGATCACGCTTACAAACAGCAACTCTAACTCAAATGCTTCTCATAATATTAGAATAAGCGCAGTCGGTGGAGCGGATGGAAGTGGTTTTGTCGTGGGAGATTCAGCTACTACGGCTTATAGATACCAGTATGATCCGACAGGCGCTACGACGGCAGAAGGGTTTGACAAAAAATTTAGAACCATAGCCGATCTTCGCGAAGGTTTAGAAAAAGAGGCTAGAGCAACTGCCGGCGACGGCGACCTTGATGGTCTTTTTGAAAACAATATAGAGGTAATCATTAATGAGCAGGGTAAATTTGAACTATCAAATCCAGGCGGTTCCATAGATGGCGATTATGATATAAATCTCTCTATTACGGGTATGAACGCAAACAGTGTTGTCGGTGGCGGAATAAGTGAAAATACTAAGTTTACAAGGAGCATGGAAGCGCTTAATGCAACTCTACCTTCAGGTAGTACTGCAACTGCATTTTCACAAGGTTTTAATGCGGCGACACACTCTGCTAGTATTGATATTTTTGACTCTTTAGGTTCAAAACATACTTTAAGAACAGAGTTTAGAAAAGTTGCCGTTGATCCTTCTACGGGAAGTACTTGGAATATGAAAATAAGTGTTCCGGAACCCGCTACCATAGATACGATAACACCATACAACGAAAAGACAGGTTTTATTAGATTTAACAGCGACGGCTCATTGGCTACTTATAACCCGCCAAACGTCTCGTTTACGGCAAATAACGGTTCTGCTCCAAATCAGCAGGTTGCAATAAGTCTCGGTACATCAAATGCTTTTGACGGTATGACAAGTTTTGACTCTGCTTCATCGACCTCAGGAATAAGCCAAGACGGTTTTACCGGAGGAGATTTAGTAGGTATCAGAATTGATCAGAGCGGTACGCTTGTGGGTTCATTTAGTAACGGACGCTCTTTTGGTTTGGCACAGATCGGTATGGCAAAGTTTACTAATAACGAAGGTCTTACAACTGAGGGCGGAAACGTATTTATTCAGACCGCCAACTCGGGAGACCCTATTATAGGAACGGCTGCAACGGCAGGACGCGGGTTTATGCAAGCAGCTGCATTAGAGGCTTCAAACGTTGACTTATCACGCTCTTTGACGCAGCTTATCATCATCCAAAGAGGGTATCAGGCGAACGGTAAAACGATTACCACTTCAGATACGCTTCTTGAGACACTTATCGGATTAAAACGATAACTTTTAAATCTATTTTGTTATAATTCCTTTAACTCAACAAAGTAGTTTTAACTCTCTTGCTATACTTAACTTAGGCTTCACCTTGGGTGCCCCAAAATCAAAGATTTTGACCCTAAGGTTGCAGAATCGTTCGTATAGCATGTAGTTAAAATATTTACAAGGAATTATTATGCGTTTCTCCGCTCCTCTAAAATCAAACTCAAAAAAAATTATGCTTCTAGGCTCAGGCGAACTCGGCAAGGAAGTTGCTATTGAAGCTCAAAGACTCGGTCTTGAAGTCATAGCAGTCGATAGATATCAAAATGCACCTGCACATCATGTAGCACACAGAAGCTATGTTGTAAATATGCAGGATAAATATGCAGTTTTGGAGATCATCCACCGTGAAAAGCCTGATTATATTCTGCCTGAGATCGAGGCTATAAGTATTGATGCCCTTTTTGCGGCAGAGGATAAAGGTTATAACGTTATTCCAAACGCAAGTGCCGTTAGTAAGACGATGAACAGAAAAAATATCCGTACATTCGCGGCGGAAGTTTTAGGTTTAAAAACAGGTCCTTATGAGTTTGTCACAACAAAAGAGGGTTTAAAAGATGCGGCCGAGCGTCTTGGTTTTCCTTGTGTTATTAAGCCTGTTATGAGCTCTTCGGGACATGGGCAGAGTGTAGCTAAAAGTGCAGAGGATATCGATGCTTCATGGGAGATAGCAAAAGAGGCGCGCGGTGATGCAAGCGAGCTTATTGTAGAGGCTTTTATAGATTTTGATTATGAGATAACGATGCTAACTGCAAGAAACGGCAGCGAGACCGTTTTTTGCGAGCCGATAGGGCATGAGCAAAAAGGCGGCGACTATGTGTTCTCATGGCAGCCTATGCAGATGAGCCCGCTTGCAAAAGAGCGCTCACAGGAGATCGCTAAAAAGATAACTGACGGTCTTGGCGGGCGCGGTCTTTTTGGCGTTGAACTATTCATAAAAGGTGATGAGGTCTACTTTTCCGAAGTATCTCCTCGTCCTCACGATACGGGGATGGTAACGCTTATTACTCAGTCTCAAAGCGAGTTTGCACTTCACCTAAGAGCCGTTCTTGGTCTTCCGCTTGGTTTTACCTTCTACGGTGAAGGGGCAAGTGCCGCATTTAAATCGGAAGTTCACAGTTACGCTCCTGTTATAAGTGTCGATGAGAGCCTCTTTAGTGACAACAGTTTTGTTAGAATTTTTTCTAAACCTGAAGCGCATAAAGGCAGAAGATTGGCGGTCGCACTTGTCTTTGATCAGGCAGATAAAGCACTAGAGAGAGCAAGAGAGCTGATCCAAAACATAAAGGACAGCTAAATGAAGATTGTTATCCTTGATGCGCTTACTTTTGGCGACACATCTCTTGGCGGATTTTTCAAGCTTGGAGATGTCGATGTTTTTCAGACAACTTCGCCCCAGCAGACACAGGAGCGTATAACCCATGCGGATGTTATAGTTACTAACAAGGTTGTTATAACATCTGAGCACATCTCAAACTCTCCCG is a window from the Sulfurimonas crateris genome containing:
- the flgE gene encoding flagellar hook protein FlgE; this translates as MLKSLFAGVSGLQSHQVAMDVESNNIANVNTIGFKYSRANFSDLLAQTKAIATAPQGALGGKNPVQVGLGASASSVTKIFAQGSVQNSDKNTDVAIQGDGFFIVSPDGGNTYKYTRSGDFKFDAGGNFVDNNGFIVQGWLRDPVTGYVDATAPITNINIPPGLTTPASPTQNVVIKANLNSGPRVDNYSAAYRVESYPAGTAIPSPAAIDENGNPIESGDMGVMFNESGEAFSLQAGQGIWASFVDTTTTASAPVTANTNLDITFELDNGTTKQITSNAPGGETQAQTASRFVSAINAQTSVTGIEAVYDAGTGEITLTNSNSNSNASHNIRISAVGGADGSGFVVGDSATTAYRYQYDPTGATTAEGFDKKFRTIADLREGLEKEARATAGDGDLDGLFENNIEVIINEQGKFELSNPGGSIDGDYDINLSITGMNANSVVGGGISENTKFTRSMEALNATLPSGSTATAFSQGFNAATHSASIDIFDSLGSKHTLRTEFRKVAVDPSTGSTWNMKISVPEPATIDTITPYNEKTGFIRFNSDGSLATYNPPNVSFTANNGSAPNQQVAISLGTSNAFDGMTSFDSASSTSGISQDGFTGGDLVGIRIDQSGTLVGSFSNGRSFGLAQIGMAKFTNNEGLTTEGGNVFIQTANSGDPIIGTAATAGRGFMQAAALEASNVDLSRSLTQLIIIQRGYQANGKTITTSDTLLETLIGLKR
- the purT gene encoding formate-dependent phosphoribosylglycinamide formyltransferase: MRFSAPLKSNSKKIMLLGSGELGKEVAIEAQRLGLEVIAVDRYQNAPAHHVAHRSYVVNMQDKYAVLEIIHREKPDYILPEIEAISIDALFAAEDKGYNVIPNASAVSKTMNRKNIRTFAAEVLGLKTGPYEFVTTKEGLKDAAERLGFPCVIKPVMSSSGHGQSVAKSAEDIDASWEIAKEARGDASELIVEAFIDFDYEITMLTARNGSETVFCEPIGHEQKGGDYVFSWQPMQMSPLAKERSQEIAKKITDGLGGRGLFGVELFIKGDEVYFSEVSPRPHDTGMVTLITQSQSEFALHLRAVLGLPLGFTFYGEGASAAFKSEVHSYAPVISVDESLFSDNSFVRIFSKPEAHKGRRLAVALVFDQADKALERARELIQNIKDS
- a CDS encoding flagellar hook-length control protein FliK — translated: MILLDGKSKNSSSSPLSLVTPKSEKGISFSDLLKGVSEKKDAKGVQNGSLILSLGSEAKNVKPLQVDLKAERSINLKGSDDLTLLQDDEELSALNPKLLSSLTKEEMKALSIEAKNYLKDQIQNSDGYKKAQIKELPKTLSGLVEVAKKFDIDISKISFEELKGTLKDNTNLKEVRSEIVKEISSAKGQASQKEPTQETLTKEAVSQANENSKKEAHKEVRQEMPKEALKEVLTQTKETTTSIKNTDSQEKDAQRAAANAQASQEISKDEKFTQVQKEIKETPLFKAQTPQQHATTEQIVQVKANTVHNKTEEKTPKTKADETLKLLLREEKPSLNTMALTADFSVATAKVIAPNPTQDGVKTLEQLLNRDFASFEQNTSSAKTESLTTHKADSFEVKLNEAKQMIKYLSNDVKNAIDDYKSPFTRVKIQLNPAHLGEVDLTVVQRGKNLHVNISSNNVAVNTLAMNANELRVQLNNSGINNATLNFSDGGQSGDTNAGGQHQQRQNEQRAHEEYSYFENEEMHEETLSSLEIVVPRYI
- a CDS encoding argininosuccinate synthase domain-containing protein; translation: MKAIALFSGGLDSTLAMKLIIDQGIEVVAVNINTGFGSTKDRLEHMQNMCSQVGAELKIVDIESEFLQDVLFDPKHGYGKNFNPCIDCHAKMFTVAKRVMEAEGASFLISGEVLGQRPMSQNKDALQTVLNESNCDGLLLRPLSAKALNPTIAEIEGWVDREKLEGITGRSRDRQLELVKEIGLEDFESPGGGCLLTDENFAKKMFDFIKYDAFEVKDIPVMKFGRHLRLPDGAKLVVGRNKDENAHLQNIQNDKYYHIKTIGLPGPHSLLSKNATKEDKELAARIILTYCKTQESKTYTLSSDEEELKAMPFDSRDELKPYTIM
- a CDS encoding flagellar hook protein FlgE, whose amino-acid sequence is MMSQAFYTGINGIKAHQYGIDVISDNLANISTVGFRGYTTEFSSLFEEALVTASSFSNASSGVGIGTKLNAVAMNESKGVLQLSDRSTDLAILGDGWFGIQGEGKPLYTRDGAFTFDKNRDLVTNDGYYVLGTMGNNINNGVLTQQLAEVELGAVDAQQKLQFPEDLLFPVQPTTEAKFYGNLTALDETRVISSGIIDAQNNRNNLRLEFTKSIPQVSPGSQWDITATVENLEGTKIYSTSSGVASFDAAGALISNTLTSINNNGTNVAIDLGSGYDGVIAMGDEFSASSSANGLEAGDLLGYDINKNGEVIATFSNGMQSAVGMVAVYHFQNDRGLERVSGSRFAESQNSGRAIFFQDENGKNIIGTDMTNFKLEGSNVDMTVGLTEIIIMQRSYDANSKSITTADEMLQKALSMDA
- a CDS encoding FlgD immunoglobulin-like domain containing protein, coding for MAITSTGLNAATNAEYAAPTTVEDKSVLDKDDFMTLLLVELQNQDPTEPMDSEKILTQTSQLATLEATENTNKALSDLAASLGISQQFSTISAIGKTADTGSNAIVFEEGSETIFEIYFPDDIEQGSVEMLDVNGNILKTLDVGTNPKGVYQFTWDGTDANGNTVNSGIYYATASYKNPNGDDLTTRIGAYPIESVKFEGNETYFKVGSSYVSLSDVAEIY